The window AACTTACAAATGGTCGCCGAAGAGAACCAAACAGGGTTTACATTGTATCTCTTTTGGAAGGCGGAAGGATTTGGACCCTTTGGGATCTTTTTTCATTTTGAACCTCAAAATGAAAAGTCTGTCCGCATAAAGTTTGTTACAGAACCCATGGGTGAGGAGAGGGGATCCGCGAATCTGACTTCTCTGCAACACAAAATCCACCTTTTATTACGGGACTTCCCTCAAATTGGTAGCATATCATTTGAAGATTGGGAACAGTCTTCCTTTAACGGAGATTATAGATGAAACAGAAAATGGTTGCTCTTGCCTACAATCCCAATGAAGACCCGGCTCCAAAACTTGTTGCCAAAGCGGAAGGACTCCTTGCCTCTCACTTGGTTCGGATCGCAAAGGATGCTGGTGTTTTCATTGTACAAGATG of the Leptospira biflexa serovar Patoc strain 'Patoc 1 (Paris)' genome contains:
- a CDS encoding EscU/YscU/HrcU family type III secretion system export apparatus switch protein, yielding MKQKMVALAYNPNEDPAPKLVAKAEGLLASHLVRIAKDAGVFIVQDEMMVKTLAHLPNGKEIPRELYEVVASVFRILVLEREKKNN